The Spirochaetota bacterium genome contains the following window.
CCGTTCTCGCCACAGGGACACATCCCCAGTCGTTCCAGGCGCTCCAGCGCCTCCCGGTCAAGCTCCCGGCCGGCGAAATCCCTGCCCAGATCCTCTTTGCAGCTGACGATGACAGCCCTGAACCCGGCATCGAGGAATTCTTCGATGACGCGCCGCGGATCGTTGTTCCAGAGAGGCTCCAGGGGGACAACGCCGATGTCTCCGCAGACCCGCTCTACCCATTCCCTGTGCTCATCCAGGTAGATGTCGCCGAAGACCATTCCCTCGTGGCCCTGCTTCTTCAGTTCAAGGACAGCCTCCTTGAAGTCCCGCTCGTAGTCCCCCATCTCCTCTCCCATCTCCCGCTGTACCAAGGGGATGCCGATGCACCGGGCCTGGTCCGCCAGGAGGGCCGGGGCCGTGCCGTGGAAGCAGCAGCGCTTTTCCCGGGCTGACACGAGATTAAGCAGACTCCGGACTGTATGATTCTCTTTCATGGCGCGGTAGCAGGCCAGGGCGCTGTCCTTTCCGCCGCTCCAGGACGATATGATTTTCATTGGTTGACGCCTCCGATCGAAATGGCGTTAAGGATGCCCCCGTCACGAGAGGGTGAATTCATCGGCATCCTTCCATGCAGGGAATGCCCGGCGGTACTCCGCCAGATCATCAAAAGAGAGACTGACCGTGGCAGCGCAC
Protein-coding sequences here:
- a CDS encoding diphthine--ammonia ligase; this encodes MKIISSWSGGKDSALACYRAMKENHTVRSLLNLVSAREKRCCFHGTAPALLADQARCIGIPLVQREMGEEMGDYERDFKEAVLELKKQGHEGMVFGDIYLDEHREWVERVCGDIGVVPLEPLWNNDPRRVIEEFLDAGFRAVIVSCKEDLGRDFAGRELDREALERLERLGMCPCGENGEYHTIVVDGPIFKKRIKIQKSRPVLKDGFWRHWALDIQAYTVEEP